In Syntrophomonadaceae bacterium, a genomic segment contains:
- a CDS encoding tripartite tricarboxylate transporter TctB family protein — translation MINSKTLEYIVGLFFLVVGVGLYFLANRIDTAQAWMINIGFWPKWLGLGMILFSLIMLVQARLSQNKPVNFLPQKASWLLIGSFVVYLITLPLFGYFIGSIIWLAVIGLIAGERSIAKLLALAIFVTVIGYAVFWQVLYVRLPVGVFEVWLGLDAFLYR, via the coding sequence ATGATTAACTCCAAGACATTGGAATACATTGTTGGCCTCTTTTTCTTAGTCGTTGGTGTCGGTCTTTATTTTTTAGCAAATAGAATTGATACTGCCCAAGCATGGATGATTAATATTGGCTTTTGGCCAAAGTGGCTAGGATTAGGCATGATCTTGTTTAGCCTGATCATGCTTGTGCAAGCGCGACTTTCGCAGAATAAGCCAGTTAATTTCTTACCGCAAAAGGCGTCCTGGTTATTAATTGGGAGTTTCGTCGTTTATTTAATAACCCTTCCTTTATTCGGTTATTTTATCGGTTCGATCATTTGGCTGGCAGTCATAGGTTTAATTGCTGGAGAACGAAGCATAGCAAAACTATTAGCCTTAGCAATTTTTGTTACGGTTATTGGCTATGCGGTATTTTGGCAGGTTTTATATGTTCGTTTGCCGGTAGGCGTTTTTGAGGTCTGGCTGGGATTAGACGCGTTTCTTTACCGCTAA
- a CDS encoding tripartite tricarboxylate transporter substrate binding protein, with the protein MRRNWKKSITLILIVGLFMVLAQGCAPAPAPAPAPKTVEFPTKPITIIVPWGPQSWGFLQTQELAVALEPLLGVRVLVEAMPGGASAVGTKFVKEAAPDGYTLLNGWVAGLAVQPLFQDPPGPGYDVLQDFELLAHFTESPVVAISKADAPWNTMAEFIAYVRANPGKSFAFSGGPALSVHSLFGGQIFRDAGVDVKGIFYDDAAAAGAAMMAGDVHVAFDSFASVERYGKDKVKAIGVLAERRFPGFDDIPTIAEQGIKTPTVPSWSGILAPKGLPQEVKDKLNQALKQVLTSEGFRQKIFTNMRWYVTYKDGDGLKARIEASKEQLREPIARQKAAQAKR; encoded by the coding sequence ATGAGGAGAAACTGGAAAAAAAGTATCACCCTGATTTTGATTGTGGGGTTATTCATGGTGCTGGCCCAGGGCTGCGCCCCTGCCCCTGCTCCCGCTCCTGCCCCAAAAACTGTTGAGTTTCCAACCAAACCAATTACCATTATTGTACCTTGGGGTCCGCAAAGCTGGGGCTTTCTGCAAACCCAGGAGTTAGCCGTAGCTCTGGAACCGCTTCTTGGCGTGAGGGTGCTTGTAGAAGCGATGCCAGGCGGGGCAAGTGCCGTCGGAACTAAGTTTGTCAAGGAAGCGGCACCAGATGGCTATACCCTGCTTAACGGCTGGGTTGCCGGCTTGGCGGTACAACCTCTGTTTCAGGATCCCCCGGGACCAGGATACGATGTGTTACAGGATTTCGAACTGCTGGCACATTTTACAGAATCTCCTGTAGTCGCAATAAGCAAAGCGGATGCGCCTTGGAATACAATGGCGGAGTTTATCGCCTATGTGAGGGCTAACCCTGGGAAAAGTTTTGCGTTTAGCGGCGGGCCGGCCTTATCTGTCCACTCCTTATTTGGCGGACAGATATTCCGCGATGCGGGCGTGGATGTAAAAGGCATCTTCTACGATGACGCAGCTGCTGCCGGGGCAGCGATGATGGCAGGAGATGTGCACGTAGCCTTTGATAGCTTTGCCTCAGTAGAAAGATATGGCAAAGATAAGGTGAAAGCAATTGGGGTACTTGCAGAACGCCGTTTCCCAGGTTTTGATGATATACCTACAATAGCTGAGCAAGGAATTAAGACCCCAACCGTTCCCTCCTGGTCAGGAATTCTGGCGCCTAAAGGGCTGCCGCAAGAAGTGAAAGATAAGTTAAACCAAGCCCTCAAGCAGGTGTTAACCAGCGAAGGGTTCCGGCAGAAAATATTTACTAACATGAGGTGGTATGTCACTTATAAAGATGGAGACGGGCTTAAAGCGCGGATTGAGGCAAGTAAGGAACAATTAAGGGAGCCGATTGCACGACAAAAAGCGGCCCAGGCAAAGAGGTAG
- a CDS encoding SMP-30/gluconolactonase/LRE family protein, producing the protein MSRKFDDIVPKGAKFEKVASGFVFTEGPVWDASKKCLYFSDIPSNIMRRWSKDKGIEVFREPSGKSNGLTIDKQGRLLACEHANRRVSRTEKNGTITTIADKYNGKKLNSPNDVVVKSDGSIYFTDPPFGLTVEFGNPGEQELPFQGVYRLSPDDKDLTLLVDDFIRPNGLAFSPDESVLYIDDSHEKHIRVFDVKQDGTIANGRLFNDLHADAVGNVDGMKVDTEGNIYVTSPGGVTIIDPGGHKLGVIEIPEIAANLAWGEDDWKTLFVTARTSVYKMRLNIPGIKVP; encoded by the coding sequence GTGAGTCGTAAATTTGATGACATCGTGCCAAAAGGGGCAAAATTTGAAAAAGTAGCGAGTGGTTTCGTATTCACTGAAGGGCCGGTCTGGGATGCCTCAAAAAAATGCCTATATTTCAGTGATATTCCATCAAACATTATGCGGAGATGGTCAAAAGACAAGGGGATTGAGGTATTTCGGGAGCCAAGCGGAAAATCCAATGGCCTGACAATTGACAAACAAGGAAGACTGCTTGCTTGTGAACATGCGAATCGCCGGGTTTCACGCACTGAAAAAAATGGCACTATCACAACAATTGCCGACAAATACAATGGCAAAAAACTAAACAGTCCGAATGATGTTGTTGTAAAATCTGATGGCAGCATCTACTTTACCGATCCGCCCTTTGGTTTAACCGTAGAATTTGGCAATCCCGGCGAACAGGAATTGCCGTTTCAGGGTGTCTATCGTCTGTCACCGGATGACAAAGATCTGACGCTACTTGTGGATGATTTTATTAGGCCTAACGGGCTTGCTTTCTCCCCCGATGAATCTGTTCTCTATATTGACGATAGCCATGAAAAGCATATCCGCGTGTTTGATGTAAAACAAGATGGCACTATTGCTAATGGACGACTGTTTAATGATTTACATGCAGATGCAGTGGGCAATGTTGATGGCATGAAAGTAGATACTGAAGGCAATATCTATGTAACAAGCCCCGGCGGAGTCACGATCATCGATCCAGGAGGCCATAAGCTGGGGGTTATCGAAATACCGGAAATAGCCGCTAATCTGGCTTGGGGAGAAGATGACTGGAAAACTCTTTTTGTCACAGCAAGAACGTCAGTTTATAAAATGAGGCTAAACATTCCAGGCATAAAAGTTCCGTGA
- a CDS encoding aryl-sulfate sulfotransferase, which yields MTYPSIYPTGVTIYNPEKCWNGYTLLQAGELGAFLIDMNGREVQLWKGLHGFPNKLLPGGYVLGHTGQRNTAFSIQDHIDLIQVDWEGNIVWKFNQYEYIEDPGEKPQWMARVHHDYQREGNPVGYYAPGLEPMIDQGNTLLLTHKDVRNYKISDKLLLDDAIIEVTWDGELIWEWCCHDHFDEYGFSEAARNILYRDPNVRPIRGGMGDWMHINSMSVLGPNKWFDAGDERFHPENIIWSGRETNIIAIIDKKTGNISWKLGPDYDATKEQRELGWIIGPHHPHLIPQSLPGGGNLLVFDNGGWAGYGLPNPSSPTGRMAAHRDYSRVLEIEPTTLKIVWQYTPSEAGLVFPVDSNRFYSPVVSGAQRMPNGNTLITEGSGGRVIEVTPNHEIVWEYINPYWGKQAKTNMVYRAYRSPYAWVPQIEPPKETPIERVNLTRFRVPGAAVDGRLRETAVDGVLPYQVSKAFCVAADDEIDS from the coding sequence ATGACTTATCCAAGCATTTATCCAACAGGTGTAACCATCTATAACCCAGAGAAATGCTGGAACGGGTATACCCTGTTGCAGGCAGGGGAGCTGGGAGCTTTTTTAATTGATATGAACGGCAGGGAAGTTCAGCTCTGGAAGGGTTTGCATGGTTTTCCCAATAAGCTGTTGCCGGGTGGTTATGTATTAGGCCATACCGGCCAGAGAAACACTGCCTTCAGTATTCAGGATCACATTGATTTAATCCAGGTTGACTGGGAAGGCAATATCGTTTGGAAATTCAACCAGTACGAGTATATTGAGGATCCGGGAGAAAAACCCCAGTGGATGGCCCGGGTGCATCATGATTATCAAAGAGAAGGCAACCCGGTAGGGTACTACGCGCCTGGCCTGGAGCCTATGATAGATCAGGGAAATACTCTGCTTTTAACCCATAAAGACGTGAGAAATTATAAAATATCTGACAAGCTTTTGCTTGATGACGCAATCATTGAGGTGACCTGGGACGGCGAGCTGATCTGGGAATGGTGCTGCCACGACCATTTTGACGAGTATGGCTTTAGCGAAGCGGCCAGGAACATCCTGTACCGGGATCCTAATGTGCGGCCGATCAGGGGTGGCATGGGGGATTGGATGCACATCAATTCCATGTCAGTGCTGGGTCCTAATAAGTGGTTTGATGCCGGCGATGAGCGTTTTCATCCGGAAAACATTATTTGGAGCGGGCGGGAAACCAACATCATCGCGATTATCGACAAGAAGACCGGCAATATTAGCTGGAAACTCGGGCCGGATTATGACGCCACTAAAGAGCAAAGAGAACTCGGCTGGATTATTGGTCCCCATCATCCCCATTTGATTCCCCAAAGCCTGCCTGGGGGCGGAAACCTCTTGGTTTTTGATAACGGCGGCTGGGCTGGTTACGGCTTGCCTAATCCCAGTTCACCCACCGGCAGGATGGCTGCCCATCGGGATTATTCCAGGGTACTGGAAATTGAGCCAACTACCCTTAAAATTGTTTGGCAGTATACCCCTTCTGAAGCTGGCTTGGTCTTTCCTGTCGACTCTAACCGCTTTTATAGTCCTGTAGTTAGTGGCGCCCAAAGGATGCCCAATGGCAATACTTTGATTACAGAGGGTTCAGGCGGGCGAGTTATTGAGGTTACTCCGAATCACGAAATTGTTTGGGAATACATTAACCCATACTGGGGCAAACAGGCAAAAACGAACATGGTTTACCGGGCTTACCGTTCGCCTTATGCCTGGGTTCCGCAAATTGAACCGCCTAAGGAAACCCCGATTGAACGGGTAAATTTAACCAGGTTTCGCGTTCCTGGCGCAGCTGTTGACGGTCGCCTGAGGGAGACAGCTGTGGACGGTGTGTTGCCGTATCAAGTTTCTAAGGCTTTCTGCGTCGCTGCAGACGACGAAATAGACTCTTAA
- the gcvH gene encoding glycine cleavage system protein GcvH translates to MMRQIEELKFLDALYYFKEHTWAKVEGDFVRVGITDYAQDQLGEVIFIELPRVGLELAIGDEFGKAESAKIVSSLYMPISGKVTAINYELEASPEIVNSDPYQAGWMLLVQPADIIELRNLLTKDKYIAMLEKNE, encoded by the coding sequence GTGATGAGGCAAATCGAAGAACTTAAGTTTTTAGATGCTCTTTATTACTTTAAAGAGCATACTTGGGCCAAAGTGGAGGGTGATTTTGTCCGGGTAGGAATTACAGACTATGCTCAGGATCAATTAGGAGAGGTCATCTTTATTGAACTTCCTCGCGTTGGTTTAGAGTTGGCTATAGGGGATGAATTTGGCAAGGCAGAGTCGGCCAAGATAGTGTCTTCTTTGTACATGCCCATCAGTGGTAAAGTCACTGCAATAAATTATGAACTAGAAGCATCTCCTGAAATCGTCAATTCAGACCCTTATCAGGCAGGATGGATGCTTTTAGTGCAGCCTGCAGATATCATTGAGTTGCGGAACCTTTTAACCAAAGACAAGTATATCGCCATGCTGGAAAAAAATGAATAA